Genomic segment of Oceanibaculum indicum P24:
AGGACGGATCCTCCTGCGCCAGACGGTTCAGCGCCAGGCCCATCTTTTCCTGGTCACCCTTGGTCTTCGGCTCAACCGCGACCTCGATGACCGGCTCGGGGAATTCCATACGCTCCAGGATGACCGGCTTCAGCGGATCGCAGAGAGTGTCGCCCGTGGTGGTGCCCTTCAGTGCGGCAATCGCGACGATGTCGCCCGCACGGGCTTCCTTCACGTCTTCACGGCTATTGGCATGCATCAGCAGCATGCGGCCGACGCGCTCCCTGTCACCCTTCACAGAGTTCAGCACCGAGGTGCCGGTCTCCAGGATGCCGGAATAGACGCGCACGAAGGTCAGCGAGCCGACGAACGGGTCGGTCATGATCTTGAAGGCCAGCGCCGAGAACGGCTCGCTGTCGCTGGTCTTGCGGATGATTTCCTTCTCCGAGTCCTCGACATCCACGCCACGGACGTTCTCGACGTCGGTCGGCGCCGGCAGGAAGTCAACAACCGCGTCCAGCAACGGCTGCACGCCCTTGTTCTTGAAGGCGGTGCCGCACAGCACCGGTACGAACTTGCCGGTGATGCCACCCTTGCGGATGCACTTCTTCAGCGTATCGACGTCCGGCTCGGTGCCTTCGAGATAGGCTTCCATCGCCGCATCGTCCATCTCGACGGCGGCCTCCAGCAGAGCCATGCGGTATTCGGCCGCCTTGTCCTGCAGGTCAGCCGGGATCGCCTCATAGACGAACTCAGCACCCAGCGACTCGTCCTTCCAGCGGATGGCGCGCATCTCGACCAGGTCAACGACGCCGACGAAGTCAGCCTCGGAACCGATCGGCAGCTGCAGCACCATCGGCTTCGCGCCGAGGCGGTCAACGATCATGTCCACGCAGCGATAGAAGTCCGCACCCGTGCGGTCCATCTTGTTCACGAAGCAGATGCGCGGAACCTTGTACTTGTCGGCCTGACGCCACACCGTCTCGGACTGCGGCTCCACACCGGCAACACCGTCGAACACGGCAACCGCACCGTCCAGCACACGCAGCGAACGCTCGACCTCAATGGTGAAGTCGACGTGGCCCGGCGTGTCGATGATGTTGATGCGGTGGTCGCGCCACTGGCAGGTGGTCGCCGCCGAGGTGATGGTGATGCCGCGCTCCTGCTCCTGCTCCATCCAGTCCATCGTGGCAGCGCCATCATGGACTTCGCCGATCTTGTGGGAACGGCCGGTGTAGTAGAGAACGCGCTCGGTCGTCGTCGTCTTGCCGGCATCAATGTGCGCCATGATGCCGATGTTGCGATAACGCTCGAGGGGTGTGGTCCTGGGCATAGTGTGGCTCCGGTCCGATCCGTCTTCTTACCAGCGGTAATGGGAGAAGGCGCGGTTCGCCTCCGCCATGCGGTGGGTGTCTTCACGCTTCTTCACGGCACCGCCGCGATTGCCGGCGGCATCCATCAGCTCAGACGACAGACGGTCAGTCATGGTCGTCTCCGAACGCTTGCGCGAGCTGTCGATGAGCCAGCGGATCGCCAGCGCCTGGGCGCGGTCGTAGCGGACTTCGACCGGCACCTGATAGGTGGCGCCACCGACACGGCGGGAACGCACCTCAAGGGCCGGCTTCACATTGTCCAGCGCCTCGTGGAAGACCTTCAGCGGATCCTGACCGCTGCGCTTCTCGATACGCTCGAACGCGCCGTAGATGATCTTCTCGGCGGCCGACTTCTTGCCGTCGTACATCAGGCTGTTCATAAACTTCGTCAGCACCTGATCGCCGTACCGGGGATCGGGCAGAACCTCACGCTTCTCTGCGCTATGACGACGTGACATTGACGAGGCTCCTTACTTCGGCCGCTTCGCGCCGTACTTCGAACGGCGCTGACGACGATCCTTCACACCCTGGGTATCCAGCGTGCCGCGGATGATGTGATAGCGAACGCCGGGAAGGTCCTTCACACGGCCGCCGCGGATCATCACCACGGAATGTTCCTGCAGATTGTGGCCTTCACCCGGGATGTAGCTGGTCACTTCAAACCCGTTGGTGAGACGCACGCGCGCGACCTTACGAAGCGCCGAGTTCGGCTTCTTCGGAGTGGTCGTATAGACGCGCGTGCAGACGCCGCGCTTCTGCGGGCAGGCCTCGAGGGCCGGCACTTTGTTTCGCGCAAGCTGCTGCTCGCGCGGCTTGCGGATGAGCTGGTTGATCGTCGGCATACAGTCGTTTCCCTGCGACCTTTTTAACAAAAACCGTAACCATCGCCGAAAAGGCGAAACGTCACCTTTCGGAACCGTGGTTCCGGCCGGTGGCTCTGGATACTGTGTCGAACCAAAATATCTTCCGTACCCGGTCTTAGGACTGACGCCCGGACGAACCGTGACACCGTATCCTTGAACCGGAGCGGACTGCGTTTAGACCGTGAAGCCTACCGCCAGCCCCCGCTAAGGTGGGCGGATACTATTGAAGCGCCCCCCTAGCGTCAAGCAAAACCGCGAAAAGAATCGCGCATTGCCCGCCGGGTAACAAAACCGGGCCTCCCGGCAGTGAATACGAAAGATTCGTATTCTGCCGAGGGGCCCGGCTTCAGATCATTAGCCGGTCAGGTCACCCCGACCGGCCCTGATCATCACGCGACCGAGGCGTCCGGCGTATCCCCGGCGGGGACCAGCGGAGTCTCCGTCGCGGTGCTGCCCATGGCATCCCGGTCGCGGTCGGCGGCGATCCGGCGGATGCGGTTCATGAAGGCACCGGTACCGGCCGGGATCAGTCGGCCGACGATGACGTTTTCCTTCAGGCCATCCAGCGAGTCGATCTTGCCGTTCACGGCGGCATCGGTCAGCACGCGGGTGGTCTCCTGGAACGAGGCGGCGGAGACGAAGGACTTGGTCTGCAGCGAGGCCTTGGTGATGCCCTGCAGGACCGGCGTCGCCACGGCCGGACGGCCATCCTCGGCGAGCGCCTTCTCGTTCTCCACCTCGAACTCGCTGCGGTCGATCAGCTCGCCGACCAGCAGCGTGGTGTCGCCCGGCTCCTGCACCTCGACCTTCTGCAGCATCTGGCGCGAGATCACCTCGATATGCTTGTCGTTGATCTTCACGCCCTGCAGTCGATAGACCTCCTGGATCTCGTTCACGAGATAGGCGGCCAGCGCCTCCACACCCATGATCGACAGGATGTCGTGCGGCACCGGATTGCCGTCCATCAGCAGATCGCCGCGCTGCACGAAGTCGCCCTCGTGCACGGAGATGTGCTTGCCCTTCGGGATCAGGTACTCGCGGGGCTGTTCGCCCTCCTCGGCCGGCGCCACGATGATGCGGCGCTTGTTCTTGTAGTCCTTGCCGAACTCGACCCGGCCGTCGATCTCGCTGATGATGGCGAAATCCTTCGGACGCCGCGCCTCGAACAGTTCCGCCACACGCGGCAGACCGCCGGTGATGTCGCGGGTCTTCGAGCTTTCGCGCGGGATGCGGGCCAGCACGTCGCCCGGGCGGACCCGGGAGCCGTTCTCGACCGACAGGATCGCGTCCACGGCCATGAAGTAGCGGGCTTCCAGACCATTGGCCAGCTGCACCACCTCGCCCTTGTCGTCGCGCAGGGTGATGCGCGGCTTCAGGTCGTTGCCGCGCGGCTGCTGCTTCCAGTCAACCACCACCTTCGAGGAAATGCCCGTCGCCTCGTCGGTGACCTCACGCATGGAGAGGCCCTCGATCAGGTCGACGTAATTGGCGATGCCTTCCTTCTCGGTGATGATCGGCAGCGTATAGGGGTCCCACTCCGCCAGGCGCTGACCGCGCGCGACAGTTGCCCCTTCATCGGCCAGCAGCTTGGCGCCGTACGGCACGCGATGGCGGGCCTTCTCGCGGTTCTGCTCGTCGAACAGCACCACCTCGGTATTCCGGGCCATGACCACGGGGATACCATCGGAGTTCACCACCACATTGCGGTTGGCGATCTTCACCGTGCCGTCGATGGTCGCTTCCACGCTCGACTGCTCGGCACCACGCTGGGCGGCACCGCCGATGTGGAAGGTACGCATGGTCAGCTGGGTACCCGGCTCGCCGATCGACTGCGCGGCGATGACGCCGACAGCCTCGCCGATATTCACCGCGGTACCACGCGCCAGATCGCGGCCATAGCACTTGCCACAGATGCCGATGCGGGTCTCGCAGGTCAGCGGGGAGCGGATGCGAACCTGGTCAATGCCGGCCTGGTCGATCAGATCGACCTCGGCTTCGGTGATGATCTCGCCCTGCTTCACCAGCATCTCGCCGGTCAGCGGGTGGACGATATCCTCCAGCGCCGTGCGGCCCAGCACACGCTCGGCCAGCGGCGAGATAACCTCGCCGCCATCGACGACCGCGCGCAGCGTGATGCCGTTCTCGGTGCCGCAATCCTCCTCGATGACGATGCAGTCCTGCGCAACGTCAACCAGGCGGCGGGTCAGGTAACCGGAGTTCGCCGTCTTCAGCGCGGTATCGGCCAGACCCTTACGGGCGCCGTGGGTGGAGTTGAAGTACTCCAGCACGGTCAGGCCTTCCTTGAAGTTCGAGATGATCGGCGTCTCGATGATCTCGCCCGACGGCTTGGCCATCAGGCCGCGCATGCCGGCCAGCTGCTTGATCTGCGCGGCGGAGCCACGGGCACCGGAGTGCGCCATCATCCAGACCGAGTTGACATAGCCATCCGCCGCGGCGGTGGACATCTTCTTCATCATCTCGTCGGCCACCTTGTCGGTGCAGCCCGACCAGACGTCGATCACCTTGTTGTACTTCTCGCCCTGGGTGATCAGGCCGTCCATGTACTGCTGCTCGAACTCCTTGACCTTGTCCTGGGCTTCCTCGATCAGCTTCTGCTTCGCCTCGGGGATGATCAGGTCGTCCTTGCCGAAGGAGATGCCGGCACGGCAGGCCTGGCCGAAGCCCAGAGCCATCAGCCGGTCGGCGAAGATCACCGTCTCCTTCTGACCGCAATGGCGGTAGACGATGTCGATGACGTTGGAGATTTCCTTCTTGGTCAGCAGGCGGTTGACCAGCTCGAACGGCACGTTCTTGTGCTTCGGCAGGATCTGCGCCAGCAGCATGCGGCCCGGCGTGGTCTCGACCAGCTTGGTGACCGGCGTGCCCTCGGCATCGACCGTCTCCAGGCGTGCCTTGATCTTGGCCTGCAGGCTCACCGAACCGGTGGCCAGCGCATGCTCGATCTCGCCGATGTTCGAGAACACCATGCCCTCGCCCTTCACGCCGGCACGTTCCAGCGTGATGTAGTACAGACCCAGGATGATGTCCTGGCTGGGCACGATGATCGGCTTGCCGTTGGCCGGCGAGAGGATGTTGTTCGTGCTCATCATCAGCACGCGCGCCTCAAGCTGCGCCTCCAGCGACAGCGGCACATGAACCGCCATCTGGTCGCCGTCGAAGTCGGCGTTGAAGGCGGTACAGACCAGCGGGTGCAGCTGGATCGCCTTGCCCTCGATCAGCACCGGCTCGAAGGCCTGGATGCCGAGGCGGTGAAGTGTCGGCGCACGGTTCAGCAGCACCGGATGCTCGCGGATCACCTCTTCCAGGATGTCCCAGACTTCCGGACGCTCCTTCTCGACCATGCGCTTGGCAGCCTTCAGCGTCGAGGCCAGGCCGTACAGCTCCAGCTTCGAGTAGATGAAGGGCTTGAACAGCTCCAGCGCCATCTTCTTCGGCAGGCCGCACTGATGCAGCTTCAGCTCCGGGCCGACCACGATGACCGAACGGCCAGAGTAATCGACGCGCTTGCCGAGCAGGTTCTGGCGGAAGCGGCCCTGCTTGCCCTTCAGCATGTCGCTGAGCGACTTCAGCGGGCGCTTGTTGGTGCCGGTGATGACACGGCCGCGGCGGCCATTGTCGAACAGCGCGTCAACCGCCTCCTGCAGCATGCGCTTCTCGTTGCGCACGATGATATCCGGCGCGCGCAGCTCGATCAGACGCTTCAGGCGGTTGTTACGGTTGATGACGCGGCGGTACAGGTCGTTCAGGTCCGACGTCGCGAAGCGGCCGCCATCCAGCGGGACCAGCGGGCGCAGCTCTGGCGGGATGACCGGGATGACGTCCATGATCATGTAGTCGGGGCGGGTGTCCGACGCCAGGAAGGCATCGACCAGCTTCAGCCGCTTCACCAGCTTCTTGCGCTTCGCCTCGGAGGTGGTCTCCTTCAGCTCGACGCGCATGCGGGTGCGCTCTTCCTCGAGGTCGATCTTGGACAGGATCGCCTTGATCGCCTCGGCGCCGATGGCGGCCTCGAAGGCCTCCTCGCCGAACTCGTCCTGGTACTTGAAGAACTCTTCCTCGCTCAGCAGCTGGTGCAGCTTCAGCGGGGTCAGGCCCGGCTCGATGACGACGTAATTCTCGAAATACAGCACGCGCTCAAGATCCTTGAGCGTCATGTCCATCATCAGGCCGATGCGGCTGGGCAGCGACTTCAGGAACCAGATATGGGCGACCGGCGAGGCCAGCTCGATATGGCCCATGCGCTCGCGCCGGACCCGCGACAGGGTGACCTCGACGCCGCACTTCTCGCAGGTGATGCCCTTGTACTTCATGCGCTTGTACTTGCCGCACAAGCATTCGTAATCCTTCACCGGGCCGAAGATGCGGGCGCAGAACAGGCCGTCGCGCTCCGGCTTGAAGGTACGGTAGTTGATCGTCTCCGGCTTCTTGATCTCGCCGAAGGACCAGGAGCGGATCTGCTCCGGGCTGGCGATCGAGATACGGATTTCGTCAAAGCTCTGCGGGCCGGTGTCCTGGCCGAAAATCTTCATGAGCTCGTTCATGCCACGCTCTCCCCGGTGGGTGCGGTGAAAATAGGGGCAGCAGGCGCCTTAGGCGCGCTGCTGCTGCAGTTCGACGTTGAGACCCAGGCTCTTCAGTTCCTTCACCAGCACGTTGAAGGATTCCGGGATGCCCGCCTCGAAATTGTCGTCGCCCTTGACGATCGCTTCATAGACCTTGGTACGGCCGGCCACGTCGTCCGACTTCACGGTCAGCATCTCCTGCAGCGTGTAGGCGGCACCGTAGGCTTCCAGCGCCCAGACCTCCATTTCGCCGAAGCGCTGGCCGCCGAACTGCGCCTTGCCGCCCAGCGGCTGCTGGGTGACCAGGCTGTACGGGCCGATGGAACGGGCGTGGATCTTGTCGTCCACCAGATGATGCAGCTTCAGCATGTAGATGAAGCCGACGGTCACCTTGCGGTCGAACGCCTCGCCGGTACGGCCGTCATACAGCACCACCTGGCCCGACCGGTCGAGACCGGCACGCTCCAGCATGGCCACGATGTCGTCCTCGCGGGCACCGTCGAAGACCGGCGTGGCAACGGGCACGCCGTTGCGCAGATTGCCGGCCATCTCCAGCACCTGATCGTCGTCGAGTTCGGCGATCGCGGCGTACTCTTCCTTATTGTAGATGTCGGCAAGCTTCTCGCGGATTGCAACCGCTTGCTTCTTGGTGTCGCCATTGGCACGGGCGGCAGCGCGGTAGTCTTCCACCATCTGCCCGATCTGCCGGCCGATGCCGTTCGAGGCCCAGCCCAGATGGGTTTCCAGAATCTGCCCGACATTCATGCGCGACGGCACGCCTAGCGGGTTCAGCACCAGATCGACCGGGGTGCCGTTCTCGTCATACGGCATGTCCTCGATCGGCATGATGCGCGACACGACACCCTTGTTGCCGTGACGGCCGGCCATCTTGTCGCCCGGCTGCAGCTTGCGCTTCACCGCGATGAAGACCTTGACCATCTTCATCACGCCCGGCGGCAGCTCGTCGCCGCGCTGCAGCTTTTCGACCTTGTTCTCGAAGCGCGCCTGCAGGACGCCGACCGCCTCGTCGAACTGGGTCTTCATCGCCTCGACATCGTCCATGATGGCCGCATCATCGACGGTGATCTGGCGCCACTGGCCCGGCGTGTAGCCGGCCAGCACCTCATCGCTCAGCACGGTGCCGGACTTCAGCCCCTTCGGACCGCCGCTGGCCTTCTTGCCCAGCAGCATTTCCTTCAGGCGGGTGTTGAAGCTGCGCTCCAGGATCGCGCGCTCGGCGTCGCGGTCCTTCGCCAGATGCTCGATCTCGGCCCTCTCGATGGCCAGCGCACGCTCGTCCTTGTCCACGCCGCGGCGCGAGAACACCCGCACCTCGACGACGGTACCGGTCACGCCCGGCGGCACGCGCAGCGAGGTGTCGCGCACGTCGGAGGCCTTTTCGCCGAAGATCGCGCGCAGCAGCTTCTCTTCCGGGGTCATCGGCGATTCGCCCTTCGGCGTCACCTTGCCCACCAGAATGTCGCCGGCATTCACCTCGGCACCGATATAGACGATGCCCGCCTCGTCGAGGTTCTTCAGCGCTTCCTCACCAACGTTCGGAATATCGCGGCTGATTTCCTCCTGGCCCAGCTTGGTGTCGCGGGCCATGACCTCGAATTCCTCGATATGGATCGAGGTGAAGACGTCATCGCGGGCGATACGCTCCGAGATCAGGATCGAGTCCTCGAAGTTGTAGCCGTTCCAGGGCATGAAGGCGACGAGCACATTGCGGCCCAGCGCCAGCTCACCCAGTTCGGTCGAGGGACCGTCGGCGATGATGTCGCCCTTCTTCACCACATCGCCCTTGCTGACCAGCGGCCGCTGGGTGATGCAGGTGTTCTGGTTGGAACGCTGGAACTTCAGCAGGTTGTAGATATCGACACCCGACGCCGCGGCCGAGGTCTCCTCGGTCGCCCGGATCACGATGCGGGTGGCGTCCACCTGATCGACGATGCCGGCGCGGCGCGCACCGATGGCAACACCCGAATCGCGCGCCACGGTGCCTTCCATGCCGGTGCCGACCAGCGGCGCCTCGGCACGCAGCAACGGCACCGCCTGACGCTGCATGTTGGAGCCCATCAGCGCGCGGTTCGCGTCGTCATTCTCCAGGAACGGGATCAGCGCGGCCGCGACCGAGACCAGCTGCTTCGGCGACACGTCCATCAGGTCGATGTCTTCCGGGCGGCCCAGCGTGAAATCGCTGGCCCGGCGCACCGACACGAGGTCGGACACGAAGCGGCCATTCTCGTCCAGCTCGGCATTGGCCTGGGCAACCGTGTACTTGCCCTCCTCCATCGCCGACATATAGACGACCTCGTCGGTGACGACGCCGTCCTTCACCTTGCGATAGGGCGCCTCAATGAAGCCGTACTGGTTTACCCGGGCATAGGTCGCCAGGCTGTTGATGAGACCGATATTCGGGCCTTCCGGCGTCTCGATCGGGCAGATACGGCCGTAATGCGTCGGGTGCACGTCGCGCACCTCGAAGCCGGCACGCTCACGCGTCAGACCGCCCGGCCCAAGCGCCGACAGGCGGCGCTTGTGGGTGATCTCCGACAGCGGGTTGGTCTGGTCCATGAACTGCGAGAGCTGCGAGGAGCCGAAGAACTCGCGCACCGCCGCCGCCGCCGGCTTGGCGTTGATCAGGTCATGCGGCATCACGGTGTCGATCTCGACCGAGCTCATGCGCTCGCGGATCGCGCGCTCCATGCGCAGCAGGCCGATGCGGTACTGATTCTCCATCAGCTCGCCGACCGAGCGCACGCGGCGGTTGCCCAGATGATCGATATCGTCGATCTCACCGCGGCCGTCCTTCAGCTCGACCAGAGTCTTCAGGATGGCGAGGATGTCTTCCTTGCGCAGCACGCGCAGCTGGTCGTCGGTCTTCTGGTCCAGGCGGGCATTCATCTTCACCCGGCCGACCGCCGACAGATCATAGCGCTCGGAATCGAAGAACAGGCCGTGGAACAGCGCCTCGGCGGTTTCCAGCGTCGGCGGCTCGCCCGGGCGCATGACGCGGTAGATGTCGATCAGCGCGTCCTCGCGGGTGTTGTTCTTGTCGGCCGCCAGCGTGTTGCGCATGTAAGCGCCGACCGTCACATGGTCGATGTCCAACACCGGAATCTCGGTGATGTTGGCCTCGACCAGGCCGCCGATCAGGTCCGCCGTCAGTTCGTCGCCCGCCTCGATATAGACCTCGCCGGTCTCCTCGTTGATGAGGTCGGCGGCAACGAACCGGCCGACCATCGCCTCGGCGGTGACGAACACCTCGTCCAGGCCCTCTTCCTGCAGCTTGCGGCCCAGGCGCGGGGTCATCTTGGTGCCGGCCTCGGCCATCACCTTGCCGGTGGCGGCGTCGATCAGGTCGTCGATCAGCTTCACGCCGCGCATCGCCTCGGGACGGAAGGCGGTCTTCCAGCCCTTGCCGGCCTGGCTATAGGTGATGGTGTTGTAGAAGGCGGAGAGAACCTCCTCCTTGCTCATGCCGGTGACGCGGCTGCGGTCAACCTCGACGCCTTCGGCCTCGCACTGCTTCACATACTCCTCGCCTTCCTTGCCGATCAGGGCGAACAGCAGGGTGGTGGCGGGCAGCTTGCGGCGGCGGTCGATACGCACATAGACGAGGTCCTTGGCGTCGAACTCGAAGTCCAGCCAGGAGCCGCGATAGGGGATGACGCGCGCGGCGAACAGGTACTTGCCCGAAGAGTGGGTCTTGCCCTTGTCATGGTCGAAGAACACGCCCGGCGAGCGATGCATCTGCGAGACGATCACGCGCTCGGTACCATTCACGATGAAGGTACCATTCGCGGTCATGAGCGGCATATCGCCCATGTACACGTCCTGCTCCTTGATGTCGCGGATCGACTTGGAGCCGGTGTCCTCGTCAATGTCCCACACGACCAGGCGCAGCGTGACCTTCAGCGGGGCGGCATAGGTGATGCCGCGCTGCTGGCATTCGTCGGTGTCGTACTTCGGCTCCTCGAACTCGTACTTCACGAATTCGAGCATCGAACGCTCGGAGAAGTCCTTGATCGGGAAAACCGACTTGAACACTTCCTGCAAGCCCGCGGTGGGGCGCGTCTCCGGCTTCGCGTCCATCTGCAGGAAGGCATCGTAGGACGCCTTCTGCACCTCGATGAGGTTGGGCATGGGCGCCACTTCCGGGATACGGCCGAAGGATTTACGGATTCGCTTACGACCGGTAAAGGAAAGAGCCATTGTTGCCCCTCTGAGCGAAATGGTTGCAACCAAGCGAGAACCGGACCTGCCGGTCTTCGCCGCGACGCCCGCCGCACGGCGTGCAGCATGACGTCCCTATCTGCCTCGTCCGCCGGACCGGCGGGAAATCCCTTAGTCCGGCTGACGACACACGCCGTTTTCCTGATGCCCTGTCGGGAAGCCCCTGTTAGGTGGCCCCCAGGAAAACGGCCTATGCCGCCGAAAACGCAAAAACAGCCGTGCCGGCGGCGGGAAGACCCCGCCGCCGGACGACCGAAACAACCGACAGAGTCGGCAATTTACTTGATCTCGACAGTGGCACCAGCCTCTTCGAGCTGCTTCTTGATCTTGTCGGCCTCTTCCTTGTTCGCGCCTTCCTTGACGGTCTTCGGCGCGCCCTCGACGAGGTCCTTGGCTTCCTTGAGGCCCAGACCGGTGATCGCACGGACTTCCTTGATCACGTTGATCTTCTTGTCACCCGCGCTGGCGAGGATGACGTCGAAGTCGGTCTTCTCTTCAGCAGCCTCAGCAGCGCCACCAGCGGCGCCACCGGCGACCGCAGCCACGGCGACCGGCGCCGCGGCGGAGACGCCCCACTTCTCTTCCAGCATCTTGGCCAGCTCGGCAGCCTCGATGACGGTCAGGCTGGACAGGTCTTCAGCCAGCTTGTTCAGATCGGCCATTTCATACTCTCCTAAGCTTGAACTTCAGTAATCGTTGTAGAAAGGACGGTTTGCACCGTCTTAACCCTGTTGGGCCTTGGCGTTGAGCACGCGGGCAAGCTGAGCCGCGGGCGCCTGGACGACGCCAGCCAGCTTGGTCGCCGGGGCCTGCAGCAGGCCGACGATCTTGCCGCGCAGCTCGTCCAGCGACGGCAGGGTGGCCAGATTCTTGATGCCATCGACATCGAGCATCTGGTTCCCGAACGCGCCGCCCACGATGGTCAGCTTGTCGTTCGCCTTGGCGAAATCGACAGCCACCTTCGCCACTGCCACCGGGTCTGCCGACGTGCTGATAGCCGTCGGGCCGGTGAACAGCGCATCGAGCTGCTCAAATTGCGTGCCCTTCAGGGCGAGACGTGCCAACCGGTTCTTCGTGACCTTGTAGCGCGCGCCGGCCTTCCGCATCTTGGCGCGAAGGTCCGACACTTCGGCGACGGTGAGGCCCGACTGACGGGTCACCACGACGATGGCGGTTTCGCTCAAGGTACGGTTCAACTCGCCGACCAGCACTTCCTTTTCGGTACGGTTCAACGGTCGTCTCCGCTCTGATCCGCCGCGACACGTCCCCGAAGGAACGGGTGTTGGCGGATGGTTCACTCAAGGTCCGGACAAAGCCGGACCCGGCTTGTCTGTCCTGAAGTTCAAGCCGTTCGAAAACGGTCTCTCCCCCCATCTATGCAGGATCTGATTAAGCCTCCCGGTTGCCCGGTCGGCGCCTGCAGTCTCGGACAGGTCGGCAGCGGGCGAGCCCGCCGCCTTTACCGCCCGGCCGAAGCCGGACGGAAACGCTTTATACCGCCGGCTTACGCCGAGACGGTGGCCACATCCAGCTTCAGGCCCGGCCCCATGGTGGAGCTGAGCGAGATCTTCTTGATGTAGGTGCCCTTGGCGCCCGCCGGCTTCGCCCGGCTGACCGCGCCGACGAAAGCCTTCAGGTTCTCCAGCAGCGCCTCCTCGGAGAAGCTGACCTTGCCGATGCCGGCATGGATGATGCCCGCCTTCTCGACACGGAACTCCACCTGGCCACCCTTCGCTGCCTTCACCGCCTCGCCGACATTCGGCGTGACCGTGCCCAGCTTCGGGTTCGGCATCAGGCCGCGCGGACCCAGCACGCGGCCGAGCTTGCCAACCACCACCATCATGTCCGGCGTGGCGATCACGCGGTCGAAATTCATCTCACCGGCCTGGACCTTC
This window contains:
- the fusA gene encoding elongation factor G — its product is MPRTTPLERYRNIGIMAHIDAGKTTTTERVLYYTGRSHKIGEVHDGAATMDWMEQEQERGITITSAATTCQWRDHRINIIDTPGHVDFTIEVERSLRVLDGAVAVFDGVAGVEPQSETVWRQADKYKVPRICFVNKMDRTGADFYRCVDMIVDRLGAKPMVLQLPIGSEADFVGVVDLVEMRAIRWKDESLGAEFVYEAIPADLQDKAAEYRMALLEAAVEMDDAAMEAYLEGTEPDVDTLKKCIRKGGITGKFVPVLCGTAFKNKGVQPLLDAVVDFLPAPTDVENVRGVDVEDSEKEIIRKTSDSEPFSALAFKIMTDPFVGSLTFVRVYSGILETGTSVLNSVKGDRERVGRMLLMHANSREDVKEARAGDIVAIAALKGTTTGDTLCDPLKPVILERMEFPEPVIEVAVEPKTKGDQEKMGLALNRLAQEDPSFRVSTDNESGQTVIKGMGELHLEIIVDRMRREFKVEANVGAPQVAYRETISKVAEVDYTHKKQSGGSGQFAKISLRFEPQEPGAGFVFENAIVGGSVPKEYVPGVEKGLNSSRDSGIIAGFPVIDFKVTLVDGAYHDVDSSVLAFEIAARAAFKEGVAKAGPKLLEPIMRVEVVTPEDYMGDIIGDLNSRRGQVTGMDQRGNARVVNAMVPLANMFGYVNNLRSMSQGRAQYTMFFDHYEAVPQAVADEVKAKMA
- the rpoC gene encoding DNA-directed RNA polymerase subunit beta', with the protein product MNELMKIFGQDTGPQSFDEIRISIASPEQIRSWSFGEIKKPETINYRTFKPERDGLFCARIFGPVKDYECLCGKYKRMKYKGITCEKCGVEVTLSRVRRERMGHIELASPVAHIWFLKSLPSRIGLMMDMTLKDLERVLYFENYVVIEPGLTPLKLHQLLSEEEFFKYQDEFGEEAFEAAIGAEAIKAILSKIDLEEERTRMRVELKETTSEAKRKKLVKRLKLVDAFLASDTRPDYMIMDVIPVIPPELRPLVPLDGGRFATSDLNDLYRRVINRNNRLKRLIELRAPDIIVRNEKRMLQEAVDALFDNGRRGRVITGTNKRPLKSLSDMLKGKQGRFRQNLLGKRVDYSGRSVIVVGPELKLHQCGLPKKMALELFKPFIYSKLELYGLASTLKAAKRMVEKERPEVWDILEEVIREHPVLLNRAPTLHRLGIQAFEPVLIEGKAIQLHPLVCTAFNADFDGDQMAVHVPLSLEAQLEARVLMMSTNNILSPANGKPIIVPSQDIILGLYYITLERAGVKGEGMVFSNIGEIEHALATGSVSLQAKIKARLETVDAEGTPVTKLVETTPGRMLLAQILPKHKNVPFELVNRLLTKKEISNVIDIVYRHCGQKETVIFADRLMALGFGQACRAGISFGKDDLIIPEAKQKLIEEAQDKVKEFEQQYMDGLITQGEKYNKVIDVWSGCTDKVADEMMKKMSTAAADGYVNSVWMMAHSGARGSAAQIKQLAGMRGLMAKPSGEIIETPIISNFKEGLTVLEYFNSTHGARKGLADTALKTANSGYLTRRLVDVAQDCIVIEEDCGTENGITLRAVVDGGEVISPLAERVLGRTALEDIVHPLTGEMLVKQGEIITEAEVDLIDQAGIDQVRIRSPLTCETRIGICGKCYGRDLARGTAVNIGEAVGVIAAQSIGEPGTQLTMRTFHIGGAAQRGAEQSSVEATIDGTVKIANRNVVVNSDGIPVVMARNTEVVLFDEQNREKARHRVPYGAKLLADEGATVARGQRLAEWDPYTLPIITEKEGIANYVDLIEGLSMREVTDEATGISSKVVVDWKQQPRGNDLKPRITLRDDKGEVVQLANGLEARYFMAVDAILSVENGSRVRPGDVLARIPRESSKTRDITGGLPRVAELFEARRPKDFAIISEIDGRVEFGKDYKNKRRIIVAPAEEGEQPREYLIPKGKHISVHEGDFVQRGDLLMDGNPVPHDILSIMGVEALAAYLVNEIQEVYRLQGVKINDKHIEVISRQMLQKVEVQEPGDTTLLVGELIDRSEFEVENEKALAEDGRPAVATPVLQGITKASLQTKSFVSAASFQETTRVLTDAAVNGKIDSLDGLKENVIVGRLIPAGTGAFMNRIRRIAADRDRDAMGSTATETPLVPAGDTPDASVA
- the rpsG gene encoding 30S ribosomal protein S7 — protein: MSRRHSAEKREVLPDPRYGDQVLTKFMNSLMYDGKKSAAEKIIYGAFERIEKRSGQDPLKVFHEALDNVKPALEVRSRRVGGATYQVPVEVRYDRAQALAIRWLIDSSRKRSETTMTDRLSSELMDAAGNRGGAVKKREDTHRMAEANRAFSHYRW
- the rpsL gene encoding 30S ribosomal protein S12, encoding MPTINQLIRKPREQQLARNKVPALEACPQKRGVCTRVYTTTPKKPNSALRKVARVRLTNGFEVTSYIPGEGHNLQEHSVVMIRGGRVKDLPGVRYHIIRGTLDTQGVKDRRQRRSKYGAKRPK